The Dermacentor albipictus isolate Rhodes 1998 colony chromosome 2, USDA_Dalb.pri_finalv2, whole genome shotgun sequence genome has a segment encoding these proteins:
- the LOC135899795 gene encoding endothelin-converting enzyme 2-like, translating to MAVSPRIGACHGQKKKQQLTKRMDSSMRSATESEKRTSGRSKSRAKAKSKKKHSRRSSRRARKRSTISLGVAEVEDAVPSLSVDSHRPSTSTLAEASTKSSTGRHKHPRAASERTSIAGSMGVAEDQSDIANSEMPRSALTLLSAASELMAALASPEPAVPASHQIPEEDLVSRVPLATLPPPALMPTRPFTQRNEATEGAVAKHESVMKTGMTTGHDSFTPLSGIVPWRKDVQPDLVDVTESGPSMPQWFITALIALIACTIAFALLLSRMFLPDVRSAPCKTHECLEYGRRLASSLNTSVSPCHSFTNFVCDGWRRESVLSVQDDLVWETLDRIGRLVHRIKVPSSGQNDLQRAAAAYKSCYDVAQGKRDELPAVRQALAEAGITWPRRPSKVDALRVALYASVKLGWDVFLRVFPMQVDGRHVVVVSRGGSFVQLNHQFTMQRTLVEKEDFFYALKNSFENGDAGDEATFRELTHIEKIAMGELSQVYNVITAPVDLPPGTFSRWGSQSLSESSWRRVLAELDFNATGDLIFRVLMLKYVKAFIELWHILGDTNLYWLVSWGTVQVAALYANQDLILAFYGETKALALVRQGAFCLSRAYRFSRHALSHEYSDKALNMHTLTAAGQLALRVREAVHQLLSTWIHYDESIAVVTDWRSLDTSFSAFRSQIEVSASHGANHSFAPQSLDLGDSFVANWRKSVLVPDWSEWDEAVVSAIASLEFAALRPGEDFQVMVYSLTFLHFNVDLVPALNYGGLGLGVAQALGMLFIYAYQQNVTRRKHISALLDCVTAGSFLHGRNAMAALAEIITSKALISAYMSGAQQDGDRLIGLESYENRQLLFIAACYMKCEVTPKASMLGLCDSSFQFMSEFAEAFGCSPGTPLNPWRQCRLSSS from the exons ATGGCAGTTTCTCCTCGTATAGGCGCATGCCACGGGcagaagaagaagcagcagctGACGAAGAGGATGGATTCTTCGATGCGGTCCGCGACAGAGAGCGAAAAGAGAACCTCTGGCCGCTCCAAGTCCAGGGCTAAGGCCAAGTCCAAGAAAAAGCACTCGCGGCGATCCTCAAGGCGGGCCCGCAAACGCAGTACAATCTCTCTAGGCGTCGCCGAGGTGGAGGATGCAGTCCCGTCGCTGTCCGTGGATTCCCATCGGCCTAGTACGTCCACGCTGGCCGAGGCGTCGACGAAGTCCTCGACTGGACGGCACAAGCACCCTCGAGCCGCGAGCGAACGGACGTCGATCGCTGGGAGTATGGGTGTCGCTGAGGACCAAAGCGACATCGCTAACTCAG agatGCCCCGATCAGCGCTGACACTTCTGTCGGCAGCGTCGGAGTTGATGGCGGCGCTCGCATCGCCTGAGCCAGCAGTGCCCGCTTCGCACCAGATACCCGAAGAGGACCTGGTTTCGCGGGTGCCACTGGCCACCCTGCCACCTCCGGCGTTGATGCCAACGCGTCCTTTCACACAGAGGAATGAGGCAACCGAGGGGGCGGTGGCAAAGCATGAGTCCGTGATGAAGACAGGCATGACCACGGGACACGACAGTTTTACCCCTCTCAGCGGGATCGTCCCGTGGCGGAAAGACGTCCAACCAGACCTCGTCgat GTCACCGAAAGCGGCCCGTCAATGCCTCAGTGGTTCATCACGGCTCTCATCGCACTCATCGCCTGCACCATCGCGTTCGCCCTCTTGCTGAGCAGAATGTTCCTACCAGACGTGAGAAGCGCCCCGTGCAAGACGCACGAGTGCCTCGAGTACGGACGCCGGCTTGCCTCCTCGCTGAACACATCGGTCAGTCCCTGCCACAGCTTCACCAACTTCGTCTGCGATGGCTGGCGGCGAGAGAGCGTGCTCTCGGTGCAGGACGACCTCGTGTGGGAGACCCTGGACCGTATCGGGCGCCTGGTGCACCGTATCAAGGTCCCCAGCAGTGGTCAGAATGACTTGCAGAGGGCGGCCGCCGCCTACAAGAGCTGCTACGACGTCGCCCAGGGCAAGAGAGACGAACTCCCCGCCGTGAGGCAAGCCCTCGCCGAAGCCGGCATCACGTGGCCACGCCGTCCCAGCAAAGTCGACGCCCTTCGCGTGGCCCTGTACGCAAGCGTCAAGCTCGGCTGGGACGTCTTCCTGCGCGTATTTCCCATGCAGGTCGATGGTCGCCATGTGGTGGTCGTCAGTCGCGGCGGGTCCTTCGTGCAGCTAAACCATCAGTTCACGATGCAGAGGACATTAGTCGAGAAGGAAGACTTCTTTTACGCGCTCAAAAATAGTTTTGAAAATGGTGACGCGGGCGACGAAGCGACCTTCAGGGAGTTGACTCACATTGAGAAGATAGCCATGGGAGAGCTGTCGCAGGTGTACAACGTCATAACAGCGCCAGTAGACCTGCCGCCTGGCACCTTCAGCAGGTGGGGGTCGCAGAGTCTCTCCGAGAGCAGCTGGCGCCGCGTCCTCGCAGAACTCGACTTCAATGCGACCGGCGACTTGATCTTCCGCGTACTGATGCTAAAGTACGTGAAAGCATTCATCGAGCTGTGGCACATTCTCGGTGACACGAACCTGTACTGGCTAGTCTCCTGGGGCACAGTGCAGGTGGCAGCGCTGTACGCGAACCAAGACCTTATCCTAGCGTTTTACGGTGAAACGAAAGCTCTAGCCTTGGTTCGTCAAGGTGCCTTCTGTTTGAGCAGAGCCTACCGGTTCTCGAGACACGCCCTCTCCCACGAATACAGCGACAAGGCTTTAAACATGCACACGCTCACCGCTGCCGGACAACTCGCTCTCCGGGTTCGCGAAGCCGTGCACCAGCTGCTATCCACGTGGATTCATTACGACGAGAGCATCGCTGTAGTGACTGATTGGCGCTCGCTGGACACGTCGTTCAGCGCGTTCCGCAGCCAAATCGAAGTCAGCGCGAGCCATGGCGCCAACCATTCATTCGCGCCTCAATCTCTGGATTTGGGCGACTCGTTTGTTGCGAACTGGCGCAAGTCAGTCCTGGTGCCCGACTGGAGCGAGTGGGACGAGGCCGTCGTAAGCGCCATCGCGTCGCTCGAGTTTGCCGCGTTGCGGCCGGGAGAGGACTTTCAAGTAATGGTCTACTCCCTGACCTTCCTGCACTTCAACGTCGACCTTGTTCCTGCGCTTAACTATGGAGGCCTGGGTTTGGGAGTAGCCCAGGCGCTGGGCATGCTATTTATCTACGCCTACCAGCAGAACGTCACCAGGCGCAAGCACATCAGTGCCCTGTTGGACTGCGTTACGGCCGGAAGCTTCTTGCACGGCCGGAACGCCATGGCTGCCTTGGCCGAGATTATCACGAGCAAAGCACTGATTAGCGCCTACATGAGCGGTGCGCAGCAGGACGGCGACCGACTTATAGGACTTGAATCATATGAAAACAGGCAGCTCTTGTTTATCGCCGCCTGCTATATGAAGTGCGAGGTCACGCCAAAGGCAAGCATGCTCGGACTGTGTGACTCGAGCTTCCAATTCATGTCAGAGTTTGCTGAGGCTTTCGGCTGTTCTCCAGGAACACCCTTGAACCCATGGAGACAGTGCAGACTGTCGAGTTCATAG